Proteins from one Limanda limanda chromosome 9, fLimLim1.1, whole genome shotgun sequence genomic window:
- the cldn34a gene encoding claudin-34: MYLVHTAHLQFLGLTTGFLGWILTMVTVGLNEWRLWHVDDVSVITSGVAWVGIWKVCFYTHVLPQMEFCRSISMSDSFLPVEIPVAQVLMVLAVILGLAGSISGGVAMRMVYFTVEDRKNIRLVFILTGTLYLFSGSCSLVPLVWNMNSVHINSTIDFPPEYHLPVVPVRQQIGIAIGVGIFSSILMFISGLLFLSYKYARHTLRSQPPRSTSNPLRGPWTVTTTAQRSNGVNQGSDNPAFFSEEVS; encoded by the coding sequence ATGTACTTGGTTCACACGGCTCACTTGCAGTTCCTGGGCCTGACCACAGGCTTTCTGGGGTGGATCCTCACCATGGTCACAGTCGGCCTCAACGAGTGGCGGCTGTGGCACGTGGACGATGTGTCCGTCATCACCTCGGGCGTGGCCTGGGTTGGTATCTGGAAGGTGTGTTTCTACACACACGTCCTTCCACAGATGGAGTTCTGTCGGAGCATCAGCATGTCAGACTCTTTTCTTCCAGTGGAGATCCCTGTGGCTCAGGTGCTGATGGTGCTGGCGGTGATCCTTGGCCTGGCAGGAAGCATCAGCGGCGGAGTGGCCATGAGGATGGTCTACTTCACCGTGGAGGATCGAAAGAACATCAGGCTGGTCTTCATACTGACAGGGACCCTGTATCTGTTCTCGGGGTCTTGCTCCTTGGTGCCGCTGGTCTGGAACATGAACTCTGTGCATATCAACAGCACCATAGACTTTCCTCCTGAGTATCACCTCCCTGTGGTTCCTGTCAGGCAGCAGATCGGCATAGCCATCGGTGTTGGCATCTTTTCTTCCATCCTGATGTTCATCAGCGGCCTGCTGTTCCTCTCCTACAAGTATGCCCGCCACACTCTGAGGTCACAGCCCCCCAGAAGCACCAGCAACCCGCTCCGTGGTCCCTGGACGGTAACAACCACGGCACAGAGGTCAAATGGAGTCAACCAGGGCAGTGACAATCCTGCATTCTTCAGTGAAGAGGTCTCATGA
- the LOC133011114 gene encoding putative claudin-24 — MDTCACALELLGMLVFVGAWLCALSTTILPQWLTMSTALLPVESYELGLWETCVVQDVGGMECRAYDSLLGLSSDIKLARILMCASLVVGMLGILVAIPGLYLVNICKEGRGCRTKRTLTTVGGLLGMVSGVLCLIPVSYMAHLAVIHFFDDKVPDVVPRWEFGDALFCGWVGGFLLIVAGLLLVTSCWCSQVEPQPAQQRRYQVMSTDINFRKRTEYV; from the coding sequence atggACACGTGTGCCTGCGCTTTGGAGCTGCTGGGGATGCTGGTCTTTGTTGGAGCTTGGCTGTGTGCTCTGAGCACCACTATCTTACCACAGTGGCTGACCATGTCCACCGCCCTGCTGCCGGTGGAGAGCTACGAGCTGGGCCTGTGGGAGACCTGCGTGGTCCAGGACGTCGGGGGCATGGAGTGCCGGGCTTATGACAGCCTGCTGGGCCTCTCCAGTGACATCAAGCTGGCCCGCATCCTCATGTGTGCATCCCTCGTTGTGGGCATGCTTGGAATCCTGGTAGCTATACCTGGGCTGTACCTGGTCAACATCTGTAAAGAAGGTAGAGGCTGTCGAACCAAGAGGACTCTGACCACTGTGGGAGGGCTGCTGGGGATGGTCTCTGGAGTGCTGTGTCTGATCCCGGTCTCCTACATGGCCCATTTAGCCGTCATCCATTTCTTTGACGATAAAGTACCCGATGTTGTGCCAAGATGGGAGTTTGGAGATGCCCTGTTCTGTGGCTGGGTGGGAGGATTTCTCCTCATAGTGGCCGGGCTGCTCCTGGTCACCTCATGCTGGTGCTCACAGGTGGAGCCTCAGCCGGCGCAGCAGCGACGGTACCAGGTGATGAGTACGGACATTAACTTCAGGAAGCGCACCGAGTACGTTTGA